A single region of the Denticeps clupeoides unplaced genomic scaffold, fDenClu1.1, whole genome shotgun sequence genome encodes:
- the LOC114773579 gene encoding proteinase-activated receptor 3-like, with protein sequence MADFPPKNVSIIDGNSIPALPGADNSSLDGCDYSNDKRYSMQSIEILSCLLGFPANLRVLWILLWARVEWSTSDLYTGSLAFMDAMNCLCLPIDAIMYDTETVSDSTSILDFVYYLNELGVPPLLACICLDRYVAVLHPTTFMRLRDNKLRILTTVVIWSCALSYSLFVVIDDSENVKYYISFTVFIGCFLLIIFCNLSLLKALMDSGPVARDSMHPVKKRAFITVLIIFMIITVSFLPDVILYVFNMVMINSDNINIYPCVFPACTAIFVLRSALQPLFFLYHARKLPFMSSTKSNCCGR encoded by the coding sequence ATGGCtgatttccccccaaaaaacgtcTCCATCATCGATGGCAACTCTATCCCAGCCCTTCCCGGTGCTGATAACTCCTCATTAGACGGCTGCGATTATTCTAATGATAAGCGCTACTCCATGCAGTCCATAGAAATATTATCTTGTCTTCTGGGATTCCCAGCCAACCTGAGGGTGTTGTGGATCCTGCTGTGGGCCCGGGTGGAGTGgtcgacctctgacctctataCTGGCAGCCTAGCCTTCATGGATGCAATGAACTGCTTGTGTCTCCCAATTGATGCAATAATGTATGATACTGAGACTGTCAGTGACTCAACTTCCATCTTAGATTTTGTTTACTACCTGAATGAGTTGGGCGTGCCGCCTCTCCTGGCCTGTATCTGTTTGGACCGTTACGTAGCGGTCCTGCACCCGACCACCTTCATGCGTCTCCGTGACAACAAGCTAAGGATCCTCACCACCGTGGTGATATGGTCCTGTGCTCTGTCCTACTCTTTATTTGTAGTAATAGATGACAGTGAAAATGTGAAGTATTACATCTCATTCACAGTTTTCATTGGTtgcttcctcctcatcatcttctgcaACCTGTCGCTGCTCAAAGCCCTGATGGACTCTGGCCCCGTGGCCCGCGACAGCATGCACCCTGTGAAGAAGAGAGCCTTCATCACTGTGCTTATCATCTTCATGATCATCACTGTCAGCTTCCTCCCTGATGTAATCTTATATGTTTTTAACATGGTTATGATTAATTCtgacaatattaatatttacccCTGTGTGTTCCCTGCATGCACTGCCATATTCGTCCTCAGAAGTGCCCTTCAacccctcttcttcctctaccATGCCAGAAAGCTGCCCTTCATGTCCTCCACAAAGTCCAACTGCTGTGGGAGGTAG